A single Bacteroidales bacterium DNA region contains:
- a CDS encoding RagB/SusD family nutrient uptake outer membrane protein, producing MKKSAVLYILISMLSFMTACELEFEPTDQITPDKLVKMPGGLQSIANGNYAMLKDVLVFNGVQNQNYSYLRQYFFLTEFASDNVVCGQVTTDPFYLSFTRQHTPSQENTSYFWYVSYKIISSTNLVISLYEKGGLPNPTATDLQIIGENYFMRAFAHFTLLNLFAKQYTHDPDAPGIIIRNSDNEKTEKARATVKEVYSFVLDDLRKAASLMKPNTRRGAGYASVYAAQVLLSRVFLYMNEPDSVIKYSSLVINSGQFQVEPDFPNYFRNAPSSKETIWCVIYTLADDLKKYGSIASMYYSDGNSGWGEEYASDPLRELLGQNPEDTRNQYIVPLLDNNGNVVRRTGTGIKVYYVTKFSFQDGSPTLSSPVILRISEQFLNRAEAYARKNDPAAALADLDAIRINRGLENKLYNGTVPSGKTLLDVILEERRMELAFEAHRSFDLYRNKMDLNRSYWGYHLPGLKESDVDYSKPAPTNIIPWNDPRNIYYIPENEIRINPLCTQNP from the coding sequence ATGAAAAAAAGTGCTGTTTTATACATTCTTATAAGTATGCTGTCATTCATGACAGCCTGCGAGCTGGAATTTGAACCCACCGATCAGATTACTCCGGATAAACTGGTTAAAATGCCAGGTGGTTTGCAGAGCATTGCCAACGGTAACTATGCCATGCTGAAAGATGTACTCGTTTTTAACGGTGTCCAGAACCAGAACTACTCGTACCTCCGACAGTATTTTTTCCTCACTGAATTTGCATCCGACAATGTCGTTTGCGGTCAGGTAACCACTGACCCGTTTTACCTGAGCTTTACCCGACAGCATACCCCTTCGCAGGAAAATACTTCGTACTTCTGGTATGTGAGTTACAAGATCATATCCAGCACAAACCTGGTAATTAGTCTATATGAAAAGGGAGGTTTGCCGAATCCTACGGCAACCGATCTGCAAATTATAGGCGAGAATTATTTTATGCGTGCCTTTGCCCATTTTACCCTTTTGAATCTCTTTGCAAAACAGTACACGCATGATCCGGATGCTCCGGGAATCATCATTCGGAATTCCGACAATGAAAAAACAGAAAAAGCCAGAGCAACCGTGAAGGAGGTCTATTCGTTTGTTCTGGATGATTTGCGAAAAGCTGCTTCTCTGATGAAACCAAACACCAGAAGAGGTGCTGGATATGCATCGGTATATGCTGCTCAGGTTTTGCTATCCCGCGTTTTTCTGTACATGAATGAACCGGATTCGGTTATTAAATATTCTTCTCTGGTCATCAATTCAGGACAGTTTCAGGTGGAACCTGATTTTCCGAATTATTTCCGGAACGCGCCTTCTTCTAAGGAAACGATCTGGTGTGTGATCTATACCCTGGCCGATGATCTGAAAAAATACGGATCCATCGCATCAATGTATTATTCTGATGGAAACTCAGGCTGGGGTGAGGAATATGCCTCCGATCCCCTGAGGGAACTCCTGGGGCAGAATCCGGAAGATACCCGTAACCAATACATTGTTCCTTTGCTCGACAACAATGGCAATGTGGTCAGAAGAACCGGAACAGGAATCAAGGTGTATTATGTTACCAAGTTTTCGTTTCAGGATGGATCCCCCACCCTGAGTTCACCTGTAATTTTACGGATTTCGGAACAATTTCTGAACAGGGCTGAAGCCTATGCTCGCAAAAATGACCCTGCCGCTGCCCTGGCTGATCTGGATGCCATCCGCATCAACCGTGGTCTGGAAAATAAACTGTACAACGGAACAGTTCCTTCCGGCAAGACCCTTCTCGATGTAATACTGGAAGAACGCCGCATGGAACTTGCTTTCGAAGCGCACAGATCTTTTGACCTGTACCGGAATAAGATGGATCTCAACCGTTCATACTGGGGTTATCACCTGCCAGGATTGAAGGAAAGCGATGTGGATTATTCAAAACCTGCTCCTACCAATATTATTCCATGGAACGATCCGAGAAATATTTATTATATTCCCGAAAATGAAATCCGTATTAATCCCTTATGCACCCAAAACCCATGA
- a CDS encoding PKD domain-containing protein encodes MRTLRCISGIAVIIASMLVFYSCSKEESHPKPEALFSYTIGGDGRTINFTNESENATSYVWNFGDGQTSTEVNPVHTFAEYKEYTITLTAKGPGGENVFIYKLTVTKASPVKLDDNSFDDWSTIPDAFVSVDNNGGIINKVKLDYDGENIYFYMEVQDNLSDSLPTGIFFDLDNDSTTGFIPWTHHAIGVDLYIEAAITTGAWSSVFEVDPALDPGWPWSEVAVSDYLINGYHEQVGPVVKVEWAFKRSKMTAPKKQLAMGNKVTIIMTQYVNWEPAGFFPAQGAAAYVFNMQP; translated from the coding sequence ATGAGAACTTTAAGATGTATTTCGGGCATTGCAGTAATTATTGCATCAATGCTGGTATTTTACTCCTGCTCCAAAGAGGAAAGCCATCCGAAACCGGAGGCATTGTTTTCCTATACTATTGGCGGCGATGGCCGTACTATTAATTTCACCAATGAATCGGAAAATGCCACCAGCTACGTCTGGAATTTTGGCGATGGTCAGACATCAACCGAAGTCAATCCGGTTCACACTTTTGCTGAATACAAAGAGTATACCATTACCCTTACAGCAAAAGGTCCGGGCGGTGAAAACGTTTTCATCTACAAACTCACTGTCACCAAGGCAAGTCCGGTGAAACTTGACGACAATTCGTTTGACGACTGGAGTACCATTCCGGATGCCTTTGTTTCCGTTGATAATAACGGAGGAATTATCAATAAGGTGAAGCTCGATTATGATGGCGAAAACATCTACTTCTACATGGAAGTTCAGGACAATCTTTCTGATTCTCTTCCTACCGGTATCTTTTTTGACCTTGACAATGATTCAACCACAGGCTTCATTCCCTGGACCCATCATGCCATTGGAGTAGATCTTTACATTGAAGCTGCTATTACAACCGGAGCCTGGTCCAGTGTATTCGAAGTTGATCCGGCTCTTGATCCGGGATGGCCCTGGTCAGAAGTTGCGGTCAGCGATTATCTTATCAACGGGTACCATGAACAGGTTGGCCCTGTTGTTAAAGTAGAATGGGCTTTCAAACGCAGTAAGATGACTGCTCCCAAAAAACAGTTGGCGATGGGCAACAAGGTTACAATTATAATGACCCAATACGTGAACTGGGAACCGGCAGGATTCTTCCCGGCTCAGGGTGCGGCTGCTTATGTCTTCAATATGCAACCATAG
- a CDS encoding DUF4832 domain-containing protein, with protein MHRILIALSAFVYTLTAAGQTMLYREYARHDSIIPNPERGFFHFTSVSSQGAYTPLNLNTLIGYRDQGITLIFRNFYLNGNVSSDISGDYLMGMEQDFNTLRKAGLKAIIRFSYAESMQKPYGDAPLNIVLRHISQLKPLLQKHSDVILVLQAGFIGAWGEWYYTDYFAFSPGVLYPEHWEMRRQVVNALLDALPVERQIEVRTPDYKRKLLNDTVPISPAETYSDLPKARIGHHNDCFVASKDDYGTYKDLVKDKDYLQRDSKYTLISGETCNVSSPYSDCPNAQAELARFHWTALNLDYHPNVLGNWKTQGCFETINRKLGFRYYLIASSVQSEAKPGGEFHLILKLINEGYANPVNPRHAEIILRHLETGEEFKATVQDDLRFWPLNDTITLDFRGGLPASAPEGQYLVLLNFPDPDPRLYSVPAYSVRMANPGVWEKKSGMNSLQVVFNVIKKESLPAYSGSVFFKPARREIPEDVNLTIDGVGIDWTSIPSVSEKEGGRIHTLKTIRYRDSLFFLVQGSNLNPGFQLFIDADMNPATGYNAWQWSGNGSDYLIENGFFYVYSGSVHEWNWQQAGTVNLVQNDSTIEFGFPLSKLSQVGLSTEFSIAFVNDPQGTPDYLPDFAMPFAGARLLLQGIPEVRINGWNNKALLYWQGSVSSGVFTAIERSENGGEFKNRTVLAGSDICFVDTGLNPNSRYVYKLYRLSEDNFSGAITSSPHYLAKPVSDFIVMKGDGDSTDWTIIPPVATCFIDRTVPFRMAYYADSVYFSFLGVKENDHVRIFLNIDRDQSTGNINPLTGINGYDFLLSQDSLYTASGGNWVFAKKIQRFFKDGLLELTALSADLNMNNSVASFVAGVINGTPVPDNAPEAIFYKPITPARPANFAVLNSQATPFSKIIIQWSRSSDASGYVIERSVNDKEHFEELVRLPASASYYHDTSVDTLHLYYYRMFAYNGIQRSDYTFALGGKPGSIIESVFSQPSSEQDIRIFPNPVKETCFISLSSVFTGQVFLTLYDLSGREISQVYKGRVAEQENILFRRSNLSSGLYLIRAVDSKGTVRQAKLIIQ; from the coding sequence ATGCATAGGATTTTGATCGCTCTGTCGGCATTTGTGTATACTCTAACAGCAGCCGGACAGACAATGCTTTACCGTGAATATGCCCGGCATGATTCCATTATACCGAACCCGGAACGGGGTTTCTTTCATTTTACCAGTGTGAGTTCCCAGGGAGCATATACTCCTCTTAATCTGAATACTCTCATCGGTTATCGAGATCAGGGGATTACTTTAATATTCAGAAATTTTTACCTCAACGGGAATGTGTCATCCGATATTTCCGGCGACTATCTGATGGGTATGGAACAGGATTTTAATACCCTCCGGAAGGCAGGTCTGAAGGCTATAATTCGTTTCAGCTATGCCGAAAGCATGCAAAAACCTTATGGCGATGCTCCGCTGAATATCGTCCTTCGCCATATCAGTCAGCTGAAGCCTCTTCTGCAAAAACACAGCGATGTGATTCTTGTTCTGCAGGCCGGATTTATAGGTGCATGGGGGGAGTGGTATTATACCGACTACTTTGCTTTTTCACCCGGCGTTCTCTACCCTGAGCACTGGGAAATGAGACGCCAGGTGGTGAATGCTTTGCTGGATGCTCTCCCTGTGGAACGACAGATCGAAGTAAGAACGCCCGATTACAAAAGAAAACTCCTGAATGATACGGTTCCGATTTCACCTGCTGAAACTTATTCTGACCTGCCAAAGGCACGCATCGGGCATCACAACGACTGCTTTGTGGCAAGCAAAGACGATTATGGTACATACAAAGACCTGGTCAAGGATAAAGACTATTTGCAACGTGATTCAAAATACACGCTGATTTCCGGCGAAACATGCAATGTGAGCAGTCCCTATTCAGACTGTCCCAATGCGCAGGCCGAACTTGCCAGGTTTCACTGGACAGCCCTTAATCTGGATTATCATCCAAATGTATTGGGAAACTGGAAAACCCAGGGTTGTTTTGAAACCATTAACAGAAAACTGGGGTTCCGTTATTACCTCATTGCTTCTTCTGTTCAGTCTGAAGCCAAACCGGGCGGGGAGTTCCATCTGATACTGAAACTTATCAATGAAGGATATGCCAATCCGGTAAATCCCAGGCATGCAGAAATAATACTCCGACATCTGGAAACAGGTGAGGAGTTCAAAGCCACTGTACAGGATGACCTTCGCTTCTGGCCATTAAATGATACGATTACCCTTGATTTTAGGGGAGGTTTACCTGCCTCGGCTCCCGAAGGGCAGTACCTGGTTTTGCTGAATTTTCCCGATCCGGATCCCCGTTTGTATTCCGTGCCGGCTTATTCAGTTCGGATGGCTAATCCAGGTGTGTGGGAAAAAAAATCAGGGATGAATTCCCTCCAGGTAGTTTTTAATGTTATAAAGAAAGAAAGCCTTCCCGCTTATTCGGGTTCGGTTTTTTTTAAGCCTGCCAGAAGGGAAATCCCGGAAGATGTCAATCTGACGATTGATGGTGTGGGCATTGACTGGACAAGCATTCCATCCGTTTCTGAGAAGGAAGGGGGGCGGATTCATACCCTGAAAACGATACGCTACAGGGACTCCTTGTTTTTTTTGGTACAGGGATCAAATCTTAACCCCGGATTCCAGCTGTTTATTGATGCTGATATGAATCCGGCTACCGGTTATAATGCCTGGCAATGGTCGGGTAATGGTTCTGACTATCTGATTGAAAACGGATTTTTCTATGTTTATTCCGGATCAGTCCATGAATGGAACTGGCAACAGGCAGGTACGGTCAACCTCGTGCAAAATGACAGCACTATTGAATTTGGTTTTCCACTGTCCAAACTGAGCCAGGTTGGTCTATCAACAGAATTCTCCATTGCGTTTGTGAATGATCCGCAGGGAACCCCTGATTATCTTCCGGATTTTGCTATGCCCTTTGCCGGTGCAAGACTGCTGCTTCAGGGAATACCGGAGGTTCGCATAAATGGCTGGAATAACAAGGCTCTGTTATATTGGCAGGGGTCAGTTTCCTCCGGGGTGTTCACTGCAATTGAACGTTCCGAAAACGGGGGAGAATTTAAAAATCGCACTGTGCTGGCAGGATCAGACATTTGCTTCGTTGATACCGGCCTGAATCCGAACAGCAGGTATGTTTATAAACTCTACCGTTTGAGCGAAGATAATTTTTCTGGTGCAATCACGTCATCACCGCATTACCTTGCCAAACCGGTTTCAGATTTTATTGTTATGAAAGGTGACGGTGATTCAACGGATTGGACTATTATTCCTCCGGTTGCCACCTGTTTTATTGATCGCACTGTTCCGTTTCGGATGGCATATTACGCTGATTCGGTTTATTTCAGTTTTCTTGGGGTCAAGGAAAATGACCATGTAAGGATTTTTCTCAATATTGACAGGGATCAGTCTACAGGCAACATAAACCCCTTGACCGGGATAAATGGCTATGATTTTCTTCTCTCGCAGGATTCTCTCTATACCGCTTCCGGGGGAAACTGGGTTTTTGCGAAAAAAATTCAACGGTTCTTTAAGGACGGATTGCTGGAACTTACAGCTCTATCTGCTGACCTGAACATGAACAATTCGGTTGCCAGTTTTGTAGCCGGGGTAATCAACGGGACTCCCGTTCCGGATAATGCACCGGAAGCTATTTTTTATAAACCTATTACTCCAGCAAGACCGGCGAATTTTGCGGTGTTGAATTCTCAGGCGACACCTTTTTCCAAAATTATCATTCAATGGTCACGGTCAAGTGATGCGTCTGGTTATGTGATCGAGCGGTCAGTAAATGACAAGGAACACTTTGAGGAACTCGTGCGCCTGCCTGCCAGTGCATCGTATTATCACGATACCTCAGTAGATACATTGCATCTGTATTATTACCGCATGTTTGCCTACAATGGCATACAGCGTTCCGACTACACCTTTGCTCTTGGAGGGAAACCCGGTTCCATTATTGAAAGTGTTTTTTCCCAGCCTTCATCGGAGCAGGACATCAGGATTTTTCCCAATCCGGTAAAGGAAACCTGCTTCATAAGTCTGTCTTCCGTTTTTACAGGTCAGGTTTTCCTTACCCTGTATGACCTTTCCGGAAGGGAAATATCGCAGGTTTATAAAGGGAGAGTCGCTGAACAGGAAAATATTCTTTTCAGGAGGAGCAACCTCTCATCCGGTCTCTATCTTATCAGGGCAGTGGATTCGAAAGGAACCGTGCGCCAGGCAAAGCTGATCATTCAATAA